In Lolium rigidum isolate FL_2022 chromosome 3, APGP_CSIRO_Lrig_0.1, whole genome shotgun sequence, the genomic window CAACACAAATCTGGCACATCTACCACTTTCATATAAAAACGGTGCAATCTAGATATGCAATTCTGAAATTATACTAAcatacaagatgccgaagagaagCTACACATAAAAGGTATACACCAGAAACTTAGCACCAGCATGGCACTGGACGAGCAGTATTGATCTCATTTCGGAACTTTATGGTAAATGGAAATTGAAAATACAGCCAATGGTTGATAGAATTTTCATGTTTCTGATTATACAGGCCATTACAAAGAATCTATGTTGAACATTCGATGTAACTCTAAACAGAATAATAATTAAAAAAAAGGGTGAGGTAAACCTTTTACCCATTAATTCTACACTGGTAACAGGTTTTAATCCATTTAAAATGTCTTGCCTCATTTTATCCCTTGGTTATCAGTGTCTCACATTTTACCATATTTATGATTTCCTCTCCATTGTGACAAGTTGGACCAACATGCCTGGTACATGCGATTGATGACTCAGCACCAAATCGCAGGTACTAAATTGCTGGCGTTTCCTACATAGCACCTGACACGCCACCATTAATTTCTCTTGGTGAGATTCAGTTGTGATGGGTTAGGTGCGCCTAGGGTTGGTCAAGTGCCATGTAGGACACACAAACTATTTACAGTTTCAATTTGGCGTCTAGTTATTGGCCACATGTACCTAGCATGAGGACCCAACTAGTCAGAATCTGGAAAATCTTTAATGGGGTTAAATGTGACAAACAGGCCGTAAAATGTGGCAAGAAATTTTTAATGAGGTAAAACTTATTGGAAATAATACAAATAGAGGATAAAAGTTGAACCCACTCTTTAAAATTCGAAGACAATATTAACAGAATGTACTTGAACATTGGTTTACTTGAAGGAAGGTTAATAGATTTGGACAGTGAACGCATCTTACCTAAAATTGTTGAGAGTTATTATACCAATGGTGGAGCGGAGTAACTTGAGCTTTAAAGCATCCGATTCACTGAATAAAAAGTCTGATTCTTCACTGCGTCAAATAATTGTTATGAGCTTGAGCACGGTTACTCTTATGGATTATTTTCTTCCTCCAGAGGGGCGAGTCATCAGAAACAACTGGTAGTACCAGAAGAGTAATATTTGCATCAAGAAAAGTGTAGTCATGGAATGGCGGTGCTGTGGAAGACAACACTACTTTGCCCTGCCGTCTTCTTGATCCCAGCCTCATGCATGACCTCACCCATTCTCGTAGCAGCATGCCAGTTCCCATCTTCTAGATAAATATTCCTTATAGTCACATACCGATCGGATTGCTGAGGGCCAAGATCCAGCAGTTTGCGCCCAATCTCAGCAACGAGCTCTACGTTTCCATGGAGCTTGCAAGCACCAAGAAGCGCGCCCCACACAGAAGCATCGGGCTTGAAGGGCATCCTCTCAATAGTCTCAACGGCATCCACAAAACGGCCAGCGCGGCCTAGGAGATCCACAACACATCCATAATGGGCCATGGTTGCAGCCACCTGGTACTCAGCCACCATCGCCTCGAACCAGTATAACCCAACCTCCACCAACCCCGCTCGAGCGCAGCCTGTCAGCAGAGCAAGAAACGTGATCTGATTCGGCGAGAACCCTCCGAGTATCATCATGTTAAAACTAGCCAGCGCTTCAGCCTCTTTCCCGTGATTAGCCAACGCGGATAGCAGCGCGTTCCACGTGCAGACCTCCTTGTCGCGCACGAGCTGGAAAGCCATCTTGCAGCAGCCAAGCTTCCCGTACTTGCCGTACATGTCAATCAACGCCGTGCCCAGGAACGCCGTGAGGTGAACCCCGTGCCGAACAACGTAGGCGTGGATAGACATCCCGGCCACGAGCCCCTCGGCGGTGTCCAGGCTAGCGCAGGCCGAGAGCACGCTGACCAGCGTGGCCTCCCCGAGAGCGAGACGGGCCCTGTTGCTGTTGTCTGATAGCAGTCCTCTGAAGGCCTCGACCGCGTCCCAGTGGCGCCCGTTCCTCGATAACCCGGAGACGAGCGTCGTCCACGAGACCACGTCCCTCTCCGCCATCCGCTCGAAGAATTGTCGAGCCGAGGGCAGGTCCCCGGCGGTACAGAGGACGTCGAGCATGGCGTTAGCGGATGCCAGATCCGGGGTCCCCATTTCTTCAAACACTTTGCGTGCGTGATGCGGCAGACGGCCGTAGGAGCTGACGAGCGAGCAGGCGACGAAGCGATCGGCCGTGAGGCCGCGGCGGAGGCACTGCGCGTGCAGAGCCGTGGTGGCTgggccggaggcggcggcggacctGAGGAGGGATGGGAACGTGTGGCCGTTGGGGCGCGCGCCGGCTGCGAGCATGGCCGAGAAGAGGCGGAGCGGCGCGCATAGCGGGGTAGAGGACGTTGAGGGGAGGCGGAGGTGGGCGTGGATTAGGCAGTTGTAGGGGaacgcggcggtggtggcggcggcgtgggaggCGGACAGCGCGCCGGAGGTGAGGAGGAGGGCGTGGAGCTGGAAGAGGCGGCGAGGGGCGGAGAAGTGATTCTGGAGGAGGCGCTCGAGGTGGGCGTAGGAGTATGGGGAGCCTCTCCACATATGCTACGGGCAGCCCGCCGGCGGCGTAGGACGGCGAAGACAGTCCGGTGTTCGCCGGCGTAGGACGATTGGCTTGGGGGACGACGGCTActgccggcaccccggcagcgttCTCGGTGGAAGTCTGACCACCCTGTTGAAGTGTTGACCTATATAGAATTTTCAAAGTCAAATACTACTTCATCATAGTTCTAAAACTGTTGAAGTTTTAAGCTTGTCCCAAGTTAAGTTTTTCTAAATTGACTGAATTGATAGGAAAAATTAATCAATATTTACAAAATATATTGTATGCTGAATGTAATCAATTAAATTAATTTTATAGATGTTGATATAGTAATCTACAAATTTTGGTCTAACTTAAAGCAACTTAACTTAGGATTATTTTGAAATCGACGGAGTAATATAAAATTTACCTAAGCATATAAGAAAATATATAATATCAAATCAATATCGTTAGATACATTATGAAATATACATAGAAATAATTTTTAACACTTCTTTATATTGTTTGATAGTGAAAATACGTATATGACTATTTTTTCAGCAATGGAGGGAGTTACACTTACTACCGTGATATTTTTAGGCAGTATAGCCATGTTTGCATGAGAAAACAGAGAGTGAAATTACTTACACTTACGTTTGGTGACACTGAATCTTATCTGTCGTAAATAATTCA contains:
- the LOC124699634 gene encoding putative pentatricopeptide repeat-containing protein At1g10330; this translates as MWRGSPYSYAHLERLLQNHFSAPRRLFQLHALLLTSGALSASHAAATTAAFPYNCLIHAHLRLPSTSSTPLCAPLRLFSAMLAAGARPNGHTFPSLLRSAAASGPATTALHAQCLRRGLTADRFVACSLVSSYGRLPHHARKVFEEMGTPDLASANAMLDVLCTAGDLPSARQFFERMAERDVVSWTTLVSGLSRNGRHWDAVEAFRGLLSDNSNRARLALGEATLVSVLSACASLDTAEGLVAGMSIHAYVVRHGVHLTAFLGTALIDMYGKYGKLGCCKMAFQLVRDKEVCTWNALLSALANHGKEAEALASFNMMILGGFSPNQITFLALLTGCARAGLVEVGLYWFEAMVAEYQVAATMAHYGCVVDLLGRAGRFVDAVETIERMPFKPDASVWGALLGACKLHGNVELVAEIGRKLLDLGPQQSDRYVTIRNIYLEDGNWHAATRMGEVMHEAGIKKTAGQSSVVFHSTAIP